From the genome of Candidatus Rokuibacteriota bacterium, one region includes:
- the rplC gene encoding 50S ribosomal protein L3, with amino-acid sequence MKEGLIGRKVGMTQVFGDDGAMIPVTVVELGPCTVVGVRTTATHGYDALQLGFLPRKKNATKAMAGVYKKVGIATPMKVLREIRLQKTEALQPYQVGQTLTAALFAPGELVDVVGVSKGKGFQGGVKRHGWSGGDQSHGSMFHRAPGSIGASSDPSRVWPGHHLPGRMGGDRRTVLNLPVVRVLPERNLLLLRGAVPGARGGVVVVRKSVKQTKAQQKAQGAK; translated from the coding sequence ATGAAGGAAGGGCTGATCGGCCGGAAGGTGGGGATGACCCAGGTCTTCGGAGACGACGGGGCCATGATCCCGGTCACCGTGGTGGAGCTGGGCCCGTGCACGGTCGTGGGTGTGCGCACGACGGCCACGCACGGCTACGACGCGCTGCAGCTGGGGTTCTTGCCGCGAAAGAAGAACGCGACCAAGGCGATGGCCGGCGTCTACAAGAAGGTGGGCATCGCGACGCCGATGAAGGTCCTCCGGGAGATCCGCCTGCAGAAGACCGAGGCGCTCCAGCCTTACCAGGTGGGGCAGACGCTCACGGCCGCGCTCTTCGCGCCCGGCGAGCTGGTGGACGTGGTGGGCGTCAGCAAGGGCAAGGGCTTCCAGGGTGGCGTCAAGCGCCACGGCTGGTCTGGCGGCGATCAGAGCCACGGCTCCATGTTCCACCGGGCGCCGGGCTCCATCGGGGCCTCCTCCGATCCGTCGCGCGTCTGGCCCGGGCATCACCTCCCGGGCCGCATGGGTGGCGACCGGCGGACCGTGCTGAACCTCCCCGTGGTGCGTGTGCTCCCGGAGCGGAACCTTCTCCTCCTGCGCGGGGCGGTGCCGGGCGCCCGCGGTGGGGTCGTCGTCGTGAGGAAGAGCGTGAAGCAGACCAAGGCCCAGCAGAAGGCGCAGGGGGCGAAGTAG
- the rplD gene encoding 50S ribosomal protein L4, translating to MPSVPVLDQNGKAQGTLELSAEVFGGPIRTALLHQSVVRELAARRAGTHDTKGRSEVSGGGRKPWRQKGTGRARQGSIRATQWKGGGKPFGPTPRKYDKRMPVEMRRAALRAALAAKVAAGEVTVVEHVGVAEPRTRALASWLKGLGVASGPTLLVVSALTPALDRAARNIPWLQLETPTQTSAYALLRNGRVIAERGAVLALQEALAK from the coding sequence ATGCCCAGTGTTCCCGTGCTCGACCAGAACGGCAAGGCCCAGGGGACGCTGGAGCTGTCCGCCGAGGTGTTCGGCGGGCCGATCCGGACGGCCCTCCTGCACCAGAGCGTGGTCCGCGAGCTGGCCGCGAGACGGGCCGGTACGCACGACACGAAGGGGCGGAGCGAGGTGTCCGGCGGCGGCCGGAAGCCATGGCGGCAGAAGGGGACGGGGCGCGCGCGACAGGGTTCCATCCGGGCGACCCAGTGGAAGGGCGGCGGTAAGCCCTTCGGGCCCACGCCGCGGAAGTACGACAAGCGCATGCCCGTCGAGATGCGGCGGGCGGCGCTCCGCGCGGCGCTCGCCGCCAAGGTCGCGGCGGGGGAGGTGACGGTGGTGGAGCATGTCGGCGTCGCGGAGCCCAGGACCAGGGCCCTCGCCAGCTGGCTCAAGGGGCTCGGCGTCGCCTCCGGCCCGACCCTGCTCGTGGTGTCCGCGCTGACGCCGGCCCTCGACCGCGCGGCGCGGAACATCCCATGGCTCCAGCTGGAGACGCCGACGCAGACGTCGGCCTACGCGCTCCTCAGGAACGGCCGCGTGATCGCCGAGCGCGGGGCCGTTCTCGCCCTGCAGGAGGCACTCGCGAAATGA
- the rplW gene encoding 50S ribosomal protein L23, producing MRDPRTVLLKPVMTEKSMQQKEDLNAVTFQVAVDANKVEIRQAVERVFNVKVADVRTQSREGKWKRMGRFEGRRSSWKKAIVTLAPGHKIELVEGA from the coding sequence ATGAGGGACCCCCGGACCGTGCTGCTCAAACCGGTCATGACCGAGAAGAGCATGCAGCAGAAGGAAGACCTCAACGCCGTGACCTTCCAGGTCGCCGTGGACGCCAACAAGGTGGAGATCCGGCAGGCCGTGGAGCGGGTCTTCAACGTCAAGGTGGCGGATGTGCGTACCCAGTCCCGCGAGGGCAAGTGGAAGCGGATGGGGCGCTTCGAGGGCCGCCGGTCGTCGTGGAAGAAGGCCATCGTGACGCTTGCGCCCGGCCACAAGATCGAGCTCGTGGAAGGGGCATAG